A window from Festucalex cinctus isolate MCC-2025b chromosome 12, RoL_Fcin_1.0, whole genome shotgun sequence encodes these proteins:
- the LOC144031465 gene encoding uncharacterized protein LOC144031465, with protein sequence MIINQTKELLLLLFSALLSQVQCECQTGWLEKKDKCYYFSKDNKTWKEANDFCLSQDSNLTSILDINEMKWLNTTLGQANAWLGLTDDPQSVWRWTDGNPFNTSISNWGQDQLNNVGKGKQGANCVAMVASKGGSWDNYDCNNSTQKYICKSGNFDYIMVPKNAKVLNFTEQQALELVRKMAISGKVVAKQDVNVTATNQSLTDVTCSRTVVMKRNEMNGFLSGELVGGLKVGSIITIRGRVTDSDPIGFYVQLYGDRCISLYVGSRLIPLKPGRNFEVSIQCAADKLHVSTDGITKLSFKYKVGLHTVTHVAMYGDLQLIDVRQM encoded by the exons ATGatcatcaatcaaacaaaagagTTACTCCTCCTTTTGTTTAGTGCTCTCCTGAGTCAAG TCCAATGTGAGTGTCAGACCGGAtggctggaaaaaaaggacaaatgTTATTACTTCTCCAAGGACAACAAGACATGGAAGGAGGCGAATGACTTCTGTTTGTCACAAGACAGCAACTTGACGAGCATTCTGGATATCAATGAGATG AAATGGCTGAATACAACATTGGGCCAGGCGAACGCCTGGCTGGGCCTGACAGACGATCCACAGAGTGTGTGGAGGTGGACTGATGGGAATCCTTTCAACACATCCATCTC GAACTGGGGACAAGATCAGCTGAACAATGTTGGCAAAGGCAAGCAAGGAGCAAATTGTGTTGCCATGGTGGCCAGCAAAGGGGGAAGCTGGGATAACTACGACTGCAACAACTCCACGCAGAAGTACATCTGCAAGAGTGGCAACTTTGACTACATT ATGGTGCCAAAGAACGCTAAAGTGTTGAACTTTACCGAGCAACAGGCGCTGGAGCTTGTCAGGAAGATGGCCATTTCGGGAAAGGTCGTGGCT AAACAAGACGTCAACGTGACTGCGACCAATCAGAGTCTAACTGATGTCACATGCTCACGCACAGTGGTTATGAAAAGGAATGAG ATGAATGGTTTTCTGAGTGGAGAGCTGGTTGGAGGTCTCAAGGTGGGCAGCATCATCACCATCAGAGGGCGAGTCACTGACAGCGACCCGATAGG TTTTTATGTCCAGTTGTACGGGGATCGCTGCATCTCGCTGTATGTGGGCTCTCGCTTAATCCCTCTTAAGCCCGGACGCAACTTTGAG GTGAGCATCCAGTGCGCTGCTGACAAGCTCCACGTGTCCACCGACGGTATCACGAAACTGAGCTTCAAATACAAAGTCGGCCTGCACACGGTCACGCATGTGGCGATGTATGGCGACTTGCAACTGATAGACGTCAGGCAGATGTGA
- the oip5 gene encoding protein Mis18-beta, translating into MEFNKNFLRECDDDDDDDDDVGAELLKRGLWATLHCKQCNTVLGDSLAVCGELTCLDSIICCRVTNNVEVSSEMECGKKGQLANCIFSALLCSDCGCTVGKVVHAAPPRMAAVRSLFLLYKAHVTCYVLDRCSMVNASAMSFEMEPLMKSINEVKQHFELNFEHVKSCLAGIRGKLDE; encoded by the exons ATGGAATTTAACAAGAACTTTCTCAGGGAgtgtgacgacgacgacgacgacgacgacgacgttgGTGCCGAACTGTTGAAACGCGGACTGTGGGCGACCCTTCATTGCAAGCAGTGCAACACGGTCCTGGGAGACTCCCTGGCTGTGTGCGGGGAGCTTACATGTTTGGACTCCATCATATGCTGCC GAGTCACTAACAACGTGGAAGTGAGTAGCGAAATGGAGTGTGGAAAAAAGGGACAACTGGCTAACTG CATCTTCAGTGCGCTGCTTTGCAGTGATTGCGGTTGCACAGTGGGCAAAGTGGTGCATGCGGCGCCACCGCGAATGGCCGCGGTGCgctccctcttcctcctctaCAAGGCGCACGTCACATG TTATGTGCTGGACAGATGCTCCATGGTGAATGCGTCGGCCATGTCCTTTGAGATGGAACCACTCATGAAAAGCATCAATGAg GTGAAGCAGCACTTTGAATTGAACTTTGAACACGTGAAAAGCTGCCTGGCGGGCATAAGGGGCAAGTTGGACGAGTGA